A stretch of the Arthrobacter sp. PAMC 25486 genome encodes the following:
- a CDS encoding putative quinol monooxygenase, which produces MASTIVVTAEFTPAPGRLLDLKDALVAAIPAVHAEEGCLLYAIHDAPDGRIVMIEKWASVELLDQHAGGEAVASLDASIEGLIAVPVRVERMTAIAAGTSAQGRL; this is translated from the coding sequence ATGGCATCAACAATTGTGGTGACAGCAGAATTCACGCCAGCGCCCGGCCGTCTTCTGGACCTCAAGGACGCGCTAGTGGCCGCCATCCCGGCCGTGCATGCGGAAGAGGGCTGCCTCTTGTACGCCATTCACGATGCCCCTGACGGGCGGATCGTGATGATTGAAAAATGGGCGTCTGTCGAGCTGCTCGACCAGCATGCGGGAGGGGAGGCTGTGGCCAGTCTTGATGCTTCCATCGAAGGTCTGATTGCCGTCCCGGTTCGTGTGGAGCGCATGACGGCGATCGCTGCCGGCACGTCTGCCCAAGGGCGGCTCTAG
- a CDS encoding LacI family DNA-binding transcriptional regulator: protein MQKQPTIRDVASAAGVSVAVVSRVLNPGSGPVAPATRDRVSGIMEKLGYHPRAAARELKYGPPTTLGLLLADVSNPFFARLADRVVQEAHARGIQVLLMTTQEDDRLEAERLATLIERRVSGIIATPSGGNLEMWAKLREMGTGVVFVDRSIPELPNVDVVSIDNFTSAHAATANLVAHGHSRVAIISGPATTTTGRDRIAGYRQALKESGITVDEQLIRTASFRGTGGGDAATALLNLERPPTALVVANTAQVTNVLQRIIHSGISVPSDLSLIVFEDSPWTELMESPLTIIQQPIDRLSSHSVQLALANATGKSSSTPTLVKVQAELVERSSVTHPKQY, encoded by the coding sequence ATGCAGAAGCAGCCAACCATTCGAGATGTGGCGAGTGCGGCGGGAGTGTCCGTCGCCGTCGTATCGCGGGTGCTAAACCCCGGCTCGGGGCCCGTGGCTCCGGCCACCCGCGACAGGGTTTCCGGCATCATGGAGAAGCTTGGCTACCACCCACGCGCAGCGGCCAGGGAACTGAAATATGGGCCACCAACAACACTGGGGCTCCTCCTCGCCGATGTCTCCAACCCGTTTTTCGCGCGCCTTGCCGACCGGGTGGTGCAGGAAGCGCACGCCCGCGGCATCCAGGTCCTGCTCATGACAACACAGGAGGATGACAGGCTGGAGGCGGAGCGGCTGGCAACCCTGATCGAACGCCGGGTCAGCGGCATCATTGCCACTCCGTCTGGTGGAAACCTGGAAATGTGGGCCAAACTGCGCGAGATGGGCACCGGCGTCGTGTTTGTTGACAGGTCCATTCCCGAGCTGCCCAATGTCGATGTCGTGAGCATTGACAACTTCACATCGGCCCACGCCGCCACGGCAAATCTCGTAGCCCACGGCCACAGCAGGGTGGCCATCATCTCCGGTCCGGCCACGACCACCACTGGTCGTGACAGGATTGCCGGGTATCGCCAGGCGTTGAAGGAATCGGGCATAACCGTTGACGAACAACTGATCAGAACGGCCTCATTCAGGGGCACTGGCGGCGGTGACGCAGCAACGGCACTGCTGAACCTGGAACGACCACCCACCGCTCTGGTGGTGGCGAACACTGCGCAGGTGACAAATGTCCTGCAGCGGATCATTCACTCAGGAATCTCGGTGCCTTCGGATCTGTCACTGATCGTGTTTGAGGATTCTCCATGGACGGAATTAATGGAGTCCCCGTTGACGATTATCCAGCAGCCCATCGACAGGCTTTCCAGCCATTCAGTTCAGCTGGCACTGGCCAACGCAACTGGAAAATCGTCTTCGACGCCAACGCTGGTCAAGGTACAGGCAGAACTCGTTGAACGCTCCAGCGTGACGCACCCCAAACAATACTGA
- a CDS encoding NAD(P)H-dependent oxidoreductase, with protein sequence MNLHKLLTEREAQDNPIRVGLIGAGRYGTMYLAQARNIPGIHVVAIADINTERAKGALKLVDWPESAFAEDIAGALATRSTTILGDAAELFEADLDVIVEATGNPIIGINHALRAIESKKHIIMVTVEADALAGPALAKRAEAAGVVYSLAYGDQPALIWELVDWARTSGFDVVCAGKGAKYLSHYHQMNPDNVWENWEFSKELTESGQLNPYMHTSFRDGTKAAIEMAAVANAAGLRPSDEGLTFTPGDVEQIATICRPAEDGGVLSNAGSVDVMSSVTRDGDWIPHNTQEGVFVVVKATNDYVSGCFQEYPWHPDPSGQYAALYRPYHYVGLELNVSITNAVLRGVATGAPEGFYADVVACAKKSLKAGEILDGEGGFTVWGKLISAEKSVRDGALPVAMAHHVKLLNDIPEGGIVRWEDVVIDESLNEAIQLRRETEALALDTVPAS encoded by the coding sequence ATGAATCTGCACAAGCTCCTCACCGAACGCGAAGCACAAGACAACCCCATCCGCGTAGGACTGATCGGTGCCGGCCGTTACGGCACCATGTACCTGGCCCAGGCCCGCAACATTCCGGGTATCCATGTTGTTGCCATCGCAGACATCAACACCGAACGGGCCAAAGGCGCCCTGAAGCTTGTTGACTGGCCGGAATCGGCATTCGCCGAAGACATCGCTGGAGCCTTGGCAACACGGTCCACCACCATTTTGGGGGATGCCGCGGAGCTCTTCGAGGCAGATCTTGACGTGATCGTGGAAGCCACCGGAAACCCGATCATCGGCATCAACCACGCATTGCGGGCCATCGAAAGCAAAAAGCACATCATCATGGTGACCGTCGAGGCCGACGCCCTGGCCGGCCCCGCCCTGGCCAAGCGCGCCGAGGCGGCCGGCGTCGTCTACTCGCTGGCCTACGGCGACCAGCCAGCCCTGATCTGGGAATTGGTCGACTGGGCACGCACCTCAGGGTTTGATGTTGTTTGCGCCGGCAAGGGAGCCAAGTACCTCTCCCATTACCACCAGATGAACCCGGACAACGTATGGGAAAACTGGGAGTTCTCCAAGGAACTCACAGAATCCGGCCAGCTCAATCCCTACATGCACACCTCATTCCGTGACGGCACCAAGGCGGCCATTGAAATGGCGGCAGTTGCCAATGCTGCCGGTCTGCGCCCGTCCGACGAGGGCCTGACGTTCACCCCCGGTGACGTCGAGCAGATCGCCACCATCTGCCGCCCGGCCGAGGACGGTGGAGTGCTGAGCAACGCAGGCAGCGTGGACGTCATGTCTAGCGTGACCCGCGACGGCGACTGGATCCCCCACAACACCCAGGAGGGCGTCTTCGTTGTCGTCAAGGCAACTAACGACTACGTCTCCGGCTGCTTCCAGGAATACCCCTGGCACCCGGACCCCTCAGGCCAGTACGCGGCCCTCTATCGTCCGTACCACTACGTCGGACTGGAACTTAACGTATCCATTACCAATGCAGTGCTGCGTGGCGTGGCCACCGGCGCCCCTGAAGGCTTCTACGCCGACGTTGTTGCCTGCGCCAAGAAGAGCTTGAAGGCTGGAGAAATTCTCGACGGCGAGGGCGGCTTCACCGTTTGGGGCAAGCTCATCTCGGCCGAGAAGTCTGTCCGCGACGGCGCCCTGCCCGTGGCCATGGCCCACCACGTCAAGCTGCTCAACGACATCCCCGAGGGCGGCATCGTGCGGTGGGAGGACGTAGTCATCGACGAATCCTTGAACGAGGCCATCCAGCTCCGCCGCGAGACGGAGGCGCTCGCCCTCGACACGGTACCGGCGTCATGA
- a CDS encoding extracellular solute-binding protein — MISRRALLGAAASSLALAGCSSGPKIDPNRPASAGGNLKFGSWQWLEPGRGEAMWKAAQAYQKANPSGVLAQSTTPFLSYADKLNTEIGGKQGPDLFVVQDVNFYPLADAGILAPLTSVVSGHTGNPFNHTVESGVVNGAQYGITWERLNWNFFWNKNILKTAGVTPPENVTELITASEQIRQATGLDGFGVRHQMTEFDSWFMDFDVWTYGFGGAWSDGSQPTIDSAENIAGVEAFGDVYRSGAMPIGDDASTMRTKFREGRLGMMIDVSSTVAGILRASDVMKSEDIGFADRIPLPKPSAHQEIILAVNGYGKNKNLAVDFVGWIGSDTGQQALRDAMGPSTLATDVPFSAEYDQANPWAKSFIDLASESRSPLIRGYEAQTKSIMREVMTQVERYLVDGGSAAKALSTAQTQVTQLLG; from the coding sequence ATGATTAGCAGACGCGCATTGTTGGGTGCCGCCGCCTCCAGCCTGGCGCTGGCAGGGTGCAGCAGCGGCCCGAAAATTGACCCCAACCGTCCTGCCTCTGCCGGAGGAAACCTAAAGTTCGGGAGCTGGCAGTGGCTCGAGCCCGGCCGCGGCGAAGCGATGTGGAAAGCCGCCCAGGCCTACCAAAAGGCAAACCCCTCCGGGGTCCTTGCACAGAGCACGACGCCGTTTCTCTCCTACGCCGACAAACTCAACACCGAGATTGGCGGCAAGCAAGGGCCAGACCTGTTCGTGGTCCAAGATGTGAACTTCTACCCGCTGGCCGATGCTGGCATCCTGGCACCGCTCACGAGCGTGGTGAGCGGGCACACGGGGAATCCCTTCAACCACACCGTTGAGTCCGGCGTCGTGAATGGGGCCCAGTACGGCATCACCTGGGAACGGTTGAACTGGAACTTTTTCTGGAACAAGAACATCCTCAAAACTGCCGGCGTCACCCCTCCCGAAAACGTCACCGAGCTGATCACGGCATCCGAGCAGATTCGCCAGGCAACGGGACTGGACGGTTTTGGAGTCAGGCATCAGATGACCGAGTTCGATTCGTGGTTCATGGACTTTGACGTATGGACCTACGGATTCGGAGGCGCCTGGTCGGACGGTTCCCAGCCCACCATTGACTCGGCAGAAAACATTGCCGGCGTTGAGGCTTTTGGGGATGTCTACCGTTCCGGCGCCATGCCGATCGGAGACGACGCGTCGACCATGCGCACCAAGTTTCGTGAGGGGCGCCTGGGCATGATGATCGACGTCTCTTCCACGGTTGCCGGCATTTTGAGGGCTTCCGATGTCATGAAATCCGAAGACATCGGGTTCGCAGACCGGATTCCCCTGCCCAAGCCCTCCGCGCACCAGGAGATCATCCTGGCCGTCAATGGCTACGGAAAGAACAAGAACCTGGCCGTGGACTTTGTTGGGTGGATTGGTTCTGACACAGGCCAGCAGGCCCTGCGGGACGCCATGGGGCCCTCGACCTTGGCCACCGACGTGCCATTTTCCGCGGAGTACGACCAAGCCAACCCGTGGGCCAAGTCGTTCATTGATTTGGCTTCCGAGTCACGCAGCCCTCTCATCAGGGGCTACGAGGCTCAGACCAAATCCATCATGCGTGAAGTCATGACACAGGTGGAACGGTATCTCGTCGATGGCGGCAGCGCCGCGAAGGCTCTCTCGACGGCCCAGACACAAGTAACTCAGCTGTTGGGCTGA
- a CDS encoding carbohydrate ABC transporter permease has product MTLRTAVSPPRARESQLQDAPSKHYKWRKIAPFIYIGPAVAYLLVFMVIPVVQGIQLSFTKTPLVKPDGGTAVGLDNYTRLLSSSHFYNSLWATIVYTAATVIFAVLIGVGAALLLNRAFKGRTIARAIITFPWAVPTVATALIFSWIFNRSDGVLNQVVGVFGIGQQGWLVDPKYGMAAVVLASVWKVMPLVMLVVLASLQSVPGELYEATRVDGASAFDAFKAVTWPHIAPTVRVVALLMTIWSIRRFEIIYLLTGGGPVDSTNTLVVNVYRQAFSNQELGRAAAIGTLGLVLSLLITVLYFMLERRSAAKEA; this is encoded by the coding sequence ATGACGCTCAGAACTGCAGTCTCCCCGCCACGGGCGCGGGAGAGCCAACTCCAGGACGCACCGTCCAAACACTACAAATGGCGGAAGATCGCGCCGTTCATCTACATCGGACCAGCTGTGGCCTATCTCCTGGTCTTCATGGTCATCCCCGTCGTCCAGGGCATCCAGCTCAGCTTCACCAAGACACCGCTGGTCAAGCCCGACGGCGGCACGGCAGTGGGGCTCGACAACTACACCCGCCTGCTCAGCAGCTCCCACTTTTACAACTCACTGTGGGCAACGATTGTGTACACGGCGGCCACCGTCATCTTTGCAGTGCTGATTGGTGTCGGGGCGGCTCTTCTGCTCAACCGCGCATTCAAGGGCCGGACCATCGCCCGGGCCATCATCACCTTCCCTTGGGCTGTACCGACAGTGGCCACGGCCCTGATCTTCAGCTGGATCTTCAACCGCTCGGACGGCGTGCTCAACCAGGTCGTCGGAGTCTTTGGGATTGGTCAGCAGGGGTGGCTCGTTGACCCTAAATACGGAATGGCCGCCGTCGTGCTTGCCTCCGTGTGGAAGGTCATGCCGCTGGTGATGCTGGTGGTCCTGGCATCCCTGCAGTCAGTTCCGGGCGAACTGTATGAGGCGACCCGGGTTGATGGGGCCAGCGCCTTCGATGCCTTCAAGGCTGTCACGTGGCCGCATATCGCTCCGACGGTCCGTGTTGTTGCACTGCTGATGACCATTTGGTCTATCCGCCGCTTTGAGATCATCTACCTGCTGACCGGTGGTGGGCCGGTGGACAGCACTAACACGCTAGTGGTCAACGTGTACCGCCAGGCCTTCAGCAACCAGGAATTGGGCCGCGCCGCGGCCATCGGAACGCTCGGCTTGGTCCTGTCCCTGCTGATCACTGTTCTGTACTTCATGTTGGAGCGGCGCAGTGCCGCAAAGGAGGCCTAA
- a CDS encoding carbohydrate ABC transporter permease, producing MSIKEILPAGELENAPHSRRLKAPGKRSISKPLRIALLVALVVFSGFPLFWMLNTALSTDSELYGQAQSWWPHWERLVNFGELLGGVPIMKWLANSLVIATGTTVLSLIFAVLAGYALSRFKFHGKGVAGFLLFATQMLPEALLVVPIYSLFASMGLLNGMGGLVLANVAFTMPVSVWIIKGAIDSIPYEIEEAAAVDGCPKFTVLSMVLTPLILPSIAAAAVINFFDGWNEFLFAKTFIAERDLWPASVGLSSFIGQYLTSLNSVMAAALLFTLPALVFFLLVQRHIVSGLTAGSVKG from the coding sequence ATGAGCATCAAGGAAATCTTGCCTGCCGGCGAGTTGGAAAATGCCCCTCACAGCCGACGGTTGAAGGCACCCGGCAAGCGCAGCATCAGCAAGCCCCTGCGGATTGCACTGCTCGTCGCCCTTGTCGTATTCTCAGGCTTCCCACTCTTCTGGATGCTGAACACTGCACTGAGCACGGACTCCGAACTGTATGGCCAAGCTCAGAGTTGGTGGCCGCACTGGGAGCGACTGGTCAACTTTGGGGAACTTCTGGGCGGTGTGCCGATCATGAAATGGCTGGCCAACTCGCTGGTCATTGCCACCGGAACCACCGTGCTGTCCCTCATTTTTGCGGTGCTTGCAGGCTATGCACTGTCGCGGTTCAAGTTCCATGGCAAGGGCGTGGCCGGATTCCTGCTCTTTGCCACGCAAATGCTGCCCGAAGCCCTGCTTGTTGTGCCGATCTACTCGTTGTTTGCCTCCATGGGCCTCCTGAACGGCATGGGCGGGCTGGTGCTCGCCAACGTGGCCTTCACCATGCCCGTCAGCGTGTGGATCATCAAGGGGGCCATCGACTCCATTCCCTACGAGATTGAGGAAGCGGCCGCAGTGGATGGCTGCCCGAAGTTCACCGTGCTCTCCATGGTGCTGACCCCGCTGATCCTGCCCAGCATTGCTGCTGCGGCCGTGATCAACTTCTTCGACGGCTGGAATGAATTCCTCTTTGCCAAGACCTTCATTGCCGAACGGGACCTCTGGCCGGCATCCGTGGGGCTTTCGTCTTTCATCGGCCAGTATCTGACGTCACTGAATTCGGTGATGGCCGCGGCACTGCTCTTCACCCTGCCGGCCTTGGTGTTCTTCCTCCTCGTCCAGCGCCACATCGTCTCAGGCCTCACGGCCGGTTCAGTTAAGGGTTGA
- a CDS encoding ABC transporter ATP-binding protein, with the protein MTTLSLRNISKKFGDTEVINDFNADIDAGEFLVLLGASGSGKSTLLRIIAGLTEATSGDVVFDNLRVNRQSPRERDIAFVFQSYALYPHLNVKENIGFPLVLDKFKAWHHIPGINMLARRIFAKSRDVVEKVDSVATMLGLDDYAKRKPGGLSGGQRQRVALARALVRDPSMFLLDEPLSNLDAKLRTELRTEIVRLHELTGKTFVYVTHDQVEAMTMATQVAILHNGVVQQHATPQEIFEHPANTYVARFIGSPPMNLMKATVTDGMLRVGKVQFAAPAWLADGKVTFGLRPEHMTISSDGVGPGLPGKVRRIEDLGADTLIGVLPDPDLDLDAWDLNQDELIWVRQDHQTRLMMGDSCLVSLNPDFASYFDKETGHNLAMVKELV; encoded by the coding sequence ATGACAACGCTTTCACTACGGAATATCAGCAAGAAATTCGGCGACACCGAGGTCATCAATGACTTCAATGCCGACATTGACGCCGGCGAGTTCCTGGTCCTGCTCGGTGCTTCTGGTTCAGGGAAGTCAACACTGCTGCGCATCATTGCCGGGCTGACGGAGGCCACCTCTGGCGACGTCGTCTTCGACAACCTGCGCGTGAACCGGCAGAGCCCCCGGGAACGGGACATCGCCTTTGTCTTCCAGTCATATGCGCTGTACCCGCACCTGAACGTGAAGGAAAACATCGGGTTCCCGCTTGTGTTGGACAAGTTCAAGGCATGGCACCACATTCCCGGCATCAACATGCTGGCCCGGCGCATCTTTGCCAAATCGAGAGACGTCGTGGAGAAAGTGGACAGCGTCGCGACCATGCTAGGGCTTGACGACTACGCCAAACGCAAGCCTGGCGGGCTCTCCGGAGGGCAGCGCCAACGCGTTGCCCTCGCCAGGGCCCTCGTGCGGGACCCCTCCATGTTCCTGCTGGATGAGCCGCTGTCCAATCTGGACGCCAAGTTGCGGACGGAACTGCGCACTGAAATCGTCAGGCTGCATGAACTCACGGGCAAAACATTTGTCTATGTCACCCACGACCAGGTGGAGGCCATGACCATGGCAACCCAGGTTGCCATTTTGCACAATGGTGTTGTCCAGCAGCACGCAACACCGCAGGAAATCTTCGAGCATCCGGCCAACACTTATGTGGCCCGCTTCATTGGAAGCCCGCCGATGAACCTGATGAAGGCAACTGTGACTGACGGTATGCTGCGCGTTGGCAAGGTCCAGTTTGCAGCCCCCGCGTGGCTGGCAGACGGCAAGGTAACGTTTGGCCTGCGACCGGAGCATATGACGATCTCATCCGACGGCGTCGGACCGGGGCTGCCCGGCAAAGTGCGCAGGATCGAGGATCTGGGTGCGGACACCTTGATTGGCGTATTGCCGGACCCCGATTTGGACCTGGACGCCTGGGACCTGAACCAGGATGAGCTGATCTGGGTGCGGCAGGACCACCAAACCCGCCTGATGATGGGTGATTCATGCCTGGTGTCGCTCAATCCGGACTTTGCCAGCTACTTCGACAAGGAAACAGGACACAATTTGGCCATGGTCAAAGAGTTGGTCTGA
- a CDS encoding type IV secretion system protein — protein sequence MIECQANGWWPPGCGLISQTQDAATQTITNMFAGILESMASWMWSFISGAFGVSDLGPSDWTAVSGMTNWWIVVMMTPLVVAMILQLLGGMISQQPRRIGRAVIAGGIAVPVVIGAVGLMQKLTQFTDSASTAVLQTLGSDPYVVFMRLFGFTRAPAGSGREWDLISMVTPGSVGAGGPLIVTVAAVALVWVLAFVLMCSMIFRSFALLVLAATAPVAIMLMPWEHTKSWTRRWCETVVALLIAKPLAATVLAVAVKLFADSTSFAGLASGAVGMLLACAAPLMALRLVSFAGGELAAAAQVAGGGHVLSRGGSFAARQVSRQMGGKLSLASLGSNKPALVQSSAEPTIKDLQTGGKSSGQQIVKNVAGQPVPSAGNQPPGSETKTYGQPYVKRADTPHRDPSATTPSRQQTRGAEPQRTSGGTGSTPAPQQQHGAATGTQRAPAPAPKPATPAPAPKPQTPAVARPAPQAPPRPVPRPPRIIPEREKDV from the coding sequence ATGATCGAATGCCAAGCCAATGGGTGGTGGCCACCAGGGTGCGGACTCATCTCCCAAACCCAGGACGCCGCTACCCAAACCATCACGAACATGTTCGCGGGCATTCTGGAGAGCATGGCGTCATGGATGTGGTCGTTCATCTCAGGGGCATTTGGTGTCTCCGACCTTGGACCGTCTGACTGGACAGCCGTGAGCGGCATGACCAACTGGTGGATCGTGGTCATGATGACGCCGCTCGTGGTGGCCATGATCCTGCAGCTCCTGGGCGGAATGATCAGCCAGCAACCCCGCCGCATCGGACGGGCCGTCATCGCTGGCGGAATCGCCGTGCCAGTGGTCATCGGCGCTGTGGGTCTCATGCAGAAGCTCACTCAATTCACGGACTCGGCATCCACCGCAGTTCTTCAGACCCTGGGCTCAGATCCCTATGTCGTGTTCATGCGTCTTTTCGGATTCACTCGGGCACCGGCTGGTAGCGGGCGAGAATGGGACCTTATTTCAATGGTTACCCCAGGATCAGTTGGTGCAGGAGGCCCGTTGATCGTCACTGTCGCCGCCGTGGCGCTGGTCTGGGTTCTTGCGTTCGTCCTCATGTGCTCGATGATCTTCCGCTCCTTCGCGCTCTTGGTCCTCGCCGCGACAGCACCTGTCGCCATCATGCTCATGCCGTGGGAACACACAAAATCGTGGACTCGCCGCTGGTGTGAAACAGTCGTGGCGTTGTTGATCGCCAAGCCACTGGCAGCAACGGTGTTGGCTGTTGCAGTCAAGCTCTTTGCAGACTCAACATCATTCGCAGGACTGGCTTCCGGCGCCGTCGGCATGCTGCTGGCCTGTGCTGCACCGCTGATGGCGTTGCGGCTGGTGAGCTTTGCCGGTGGCGAGCTCGCAGCAGCTGCCCAAGTCGCCGGCGGCGGCCACGTCTTGTCTCGCGGCGGCAGTTTCGCGGCACGGCAAGTCAGCCGGCAGATGGGTGGCAAGCTTTCATTGGCCAGCTTGGGCTCGAACAAACCGGCCCTCGTCCAATCCAGTGCCGAACCCACCATCAAGGACCTTCAAACTGGTGGCAAGTCGAGCGGTCAGCAGATTGTGAAGAACGTCGCCGGCCAGCCGGTTCCCAGCGCAGGGAACCAACCCCCGGGGTCGGAAACCAAGACTTATGGGCAGCCGTACGTCAAACGCGCCGACACGCCGCATCGGGACCCCAGTGCCACGACCCCAAGTAGGCAGCAGACGCGAGGCGCTGAGCCGCAGAGAACTTCCGGCGGCACCGGATCTACACCTGCACCGCAGCAACAGCATGGCGCTGCTACGGGCACACAACGAGCCCCTGCCCCAGCCCCAAAGCCTGCGACACCGGCACCGGCTCCTAAACCTCAAACCCCCGCGGTAGCTAGACCAGCTCCACAAGCGCCGCCGCGACCCGTCCCAAGGCCACCAAGAATCATCCCGGAAAGGGAGAAAGATGTCTGA
- a CDS encoding SCO6880 family protein: protein MSENTRTLQSVKFARYERHGLFMGLQWYQLGLVAVGVLAGTIASATGGPPALIVTMPVWLGAILFGVLQYQMIPYPVWAYAASVFLWRQQLGQTKFLAKPEQPRLAGQLALPGGLGSLELRQTKEGAAFVVDRQGHEAMAVLRCTTTSFALLDDDDKAYAVQAWSRVQTAMAQRPAVARLAIQDYTVPYPSTALREFYDRAKAPTRIEDVRWGDKSYLDLIAEAGSAMVHELLVCLVIDTAKARRRIRDAGGSMAGMEHVVTSEVEALTTGLKTHGVDVDEWLPGNKLTAVMRGAFDPDAVTRLAAMKQGTETAPLSAGPMAVEEHWSYLRTDSGFHQTFWIAEWPRQQVFPGFLHPVVYVGNFRHTVTEVIRAIPTEQALRDIRSAHEAHETRRRVNARFDRPLTREQRAEEEEVAQREDEIVAGHGDIRPAAYVTITADTLDDLARHRQELESAAAGAFVELRLLAGQQWPAFVAGALPLGRGLK, encoded by the coding sequence ATGTCTGAGAATACGCGCACATTGCAGTCGGTGAAGTTTGCCCGGTACGAACGCCATGGATTATTTATGGGGTTGCAGTGGTACCAGTTGGGGCTCGTCGCCGTTGGCGTGTTGGCAGGGACCATTGCCTCAGCAACGGGTGGACCGCCCGCACTGATTGTTACGATGCCGGTATGGCTGGGCGCCATCCTCTTCGGCGTGCTTCAGTACCAAATGATTCCTTATCCCGTCTGGGCCTACGCCGCGTCGGTCTTCCTGTGGCGCCAACAGCTGGGCCAGACCAAGTTCCTGGCCAAACCCGAACAGCCTCGGCTGGCGGGCCAGTTGGCCCTCCCCGGCGGGCTGGGCAGCCTTGAACTGCGGCAGACCAAGGAAGGTGCCGCGTTCGTCGTCGACCGTCAGGGCCATGAAGCGATGGCGGTCCTGCGCTGCACCACAACGTCTTTTGCCCTGCTGGACGATGACGACAAAGCCTACGCAGTTCAGGCATGGTCCCGGGTGCAAACAGCCATGGCGCAGCGGCCCGCCGTCGCACGATTGGCGATCCAGGACTACACCGTCCCGTACCCGTCCACTGCGCTGCGTGAATTCTATGACCGGGCCAAGGCGCCGACCCGCATCGAAGACGTACGTTGGGGCGACAAATCCTATCTTGACCTGATCGCCGAGGCAGGGTCGGCCATGGTCCACGAGCTCCTCGTTTGCCTGGTCATTGACACGGCCAAGGCCCGCCGGCGCATCCGAGACGCGGGAGGTTCCATGGCGGGGATGGAGCATGTGGTCACCTCTGAAGTCGAAGCACTAACCACGGGCCTCAAAACACATGGCGTCGACGTGGATGAGTGGTTACCTGGCAACAAGCTCACCGCCGTCATGCGGGGCGCCTTTGACCCGGATGCCGTCACCAGGCTCGCCGCAATGAAGCAGGGGACCGAAACTGCTCCACTGAGTGCAGGCCCCATGGCCGTGGAGGAACACTGGTCGTACTTGCGCACGGACTCCGGTTTTCACCAGACGTTTTGGATCGCCGAGTGGCCTCGCCAGCAGGTTTTCCCCGGATTCCTTCACCCTGTGGTCTATGTGGGCAACTTCCGGCACACGGTCACGGAAGTCATCCGAGCCATCCCCACTGAGCAAGCCCTGCGAGACATCCGTTCGGCACACGAGGCCCACGAGACTCGCCGACGCGTCAACGCCCGCTTTGACCGGCCCCTCACGCGCGAGCAACGAGCCGAGGAGGAAGAAGTCGCCCAGCGCGAGGACGAGATCGTTGCCGGTCACGGCGACATCCGCCCCGCCGCCTACGTCACCATCACCGCGGACACTCTCGATGACCTGGCCCGCCATCGGCAGGAACTCGAATCGGCGGCCGCCGGTGCCTTTGTTGAGCTGCGGTTGTTGGCCGGACAGCAGTGGCCGGCGTTCGTCGCCGGGGCGCTGCCACTGGGAAGGGGTTTGAAATGA